A window of the Azospirillum formosense genome harbors these coding sequences:
- a CDS encoding LysR family transcriptional regulator has translation MALLENMRVFVRVVELGSLSAAGRSLRLSPAVVSHRLQSLEEHLNARLLNRTTRQVQFTEAGKVFFEHCLEVLEAAERAESSVGAIGGAPVGSLRVTAPLGFGRRILAPMVPRFHAAYPQVDVRLRLSDHLLDLLREATDVAIRMAPLKDSSFVARKIADLPRVLCAAPAYLERRGVPARPEDLLSHHCLLLRFPGSQQFQWTLNTPQGPMTLPVSGQFDADDGDVLTGWALAGEGVVLKPLWEVADHLRRGELRVVLPHCPPEPVTLAVLYPHRNLLPAKIRVFIDFFAEQARAALADTETVGAEPNAAP, from the coding sequence GTGGCGCTGCTGGAGAACATGCGGGTGTTCGTGCGGGTGGTGGAGCTGGGCAGCCTGTCCGCCGCCGGGCGCAGCCTGCGCCTGTCGCCCGCCGTGGTCAGCCACCGGCTGCAAAGCCTGGAGGAGCATCTGAACGCCCGCCTGCTGAACCGCACCACCCGGCAGGTGCAGTTCACCGAGGCCGGCAAGGTCTTCTTCGAGCATTGCCTGGAGGTGCTGGAGGCGGCCGAGCGGGCGGAGAGCAGCGTCGGCGCCATCGGCGGGGCGCCGGTGGGCAGCCTGCGGGTGACCGCACCGCTGGGCTTCGGGCGGCGCATCCTGGCCCCGATGGTGCCGCGCTTCCACGCCGCCTACCCCCAGGTGGATGTGCGGCTGCGCCTGTCCGACCATCTGCTGGACCTGCTGCGCGAGGCGACGGACGTCGCCATCCGCATGGCGCCGCTGAAGGATTCCAGCTTCGTCGCGCGCAAGATCGCCGACCTGCCGCGGGTGCTCTGCGCCGCGCCCGCCTATCTGGAGCGGCGGGGCGTGCCGGCCCGGCCGGAGGACCTGCTGTCCCACCATTGCCTGCTGCTGCGCTTTCCCGGCTCGCAGCAGTTCCAATGGACGCTGAACACCCCGCAAGGCCCGATGACGCTGCCGGTGTCCGGGCAGTTCGACGCCGACGACGGCGACGTGCTGACCGGCTGGGCGCTGGCCGGGGAGGGAGTCGTTCTGAAGCCGTTGTGGGAGGTCGCCGACCATCTGCGCCGCGGGGAGCTGCGCGTCGTCCTGCCGCACTGCCCGCCGGAGCCGGTGACGCTCGCCGTGCTCTATCCCCACCGCAACCTGCTGCCCGCGAAGATCCGCGTCTTCATCGACTTCTTCGCGGAGCAGGCGCGTGCCGCGCTCGCGGACACGGAAACGGTTGGAGCGGAACCGAATGCCGCGCCCTGA